In one Bradyrhizobium cosmicum genomic region, the following are encoded:
- the ntrB gene encoding nitrate ABC transporter permease — protein MTTPSLRLRAGLVSIALLAAFLGIWHLATRSTAPVATMSPEYAKLMGLTATQGKSAMPGPLDVGAKLWEHLKRPFYDNGPNDKGLGIQLGYSIARVGLGYLLAVLVAIPLGFLIGMSPLLSKALDPFIQVLKPISPLAWMPLALYTIKDSSISAIFVIFICSIWPMLLNTVFGVASVRKEWINVARTLEVGTLRRAFTVILPAAAPTILTGMRISIGIAWLVIVAAEMLVGGTGIGYFVWNEWNNLSITNVIIAILLIGIVGMLLDQILARFTRMVTFPE, from the coding sequence ATGACCACCCCCTCCCTCCGCCTCCGCGCCGGCCTCGTCTCGATCGCGCTGCTCGCGGCGTTCCTTGGCATCTGGCATCTCGCCACGCGTTCGACCGCGCCGGTCGCAACGATGAGCCCGGAATACGCCAAGCTGATGGGTCTGACCGCGACGCAGGGCAAATCCGCGATGCCCGGGCCGCTCGATGTCGGGGCAAAGTTGTGGGAGCATCTGAAGCGGCCGTTCTACGACAACGGGCCGAACGACAAGGGGCTCGGCATTCAGCTTGGCTATTCGATCGCGCGCGTCGGGCTCGGCTATCTGCTCGCGGTGCTCGTCGCCATCCCGCTCGGCTTTCTGATCGGGATGTCGCCGCTGCTCAGCAAGGCGCTCGATCCGTTCATCCAGGTGCTCAAGCCGATCTCGCCGCTGGCCTGGATGCCGCTGGCGCTTTACACTATCAAGGATTCTTCGATCTCGGCGATCTTCGTCATCTTCATCTGCTCGATCTGGCCGATGCTGCTCAACACCGTGTTTGGCGTGGCGAGCGTGCGGAAGGAATGGATCAACGTCGCGCGCACACTGGAGGTCGGCACACTCCGGCGCGCCTTCACGGTGATTCTGCCGGCGGCCGCGCCGACGATCCTGACCGGCATGCGCATCTCCATCGGGATCGCCTGGCTCGTGATCGTCGCCGCCGAGATGCTCGTCGGCGGCACCGGCATCGGCTATTTCGTCTGGAACGAGTGGAACAACCTCTCGATCACCAACGTGATCATCGCGATCCTGCTGATCGGGATCGTCGGCATGCTGCTTGACCAGATCCTCGCGCGCTTCACGCGCATGGTCACCTTTCCGGAGTAG
- the purS gene encoding phosphoribosylformylglycinamidine synthase subunit PurS — protein MKARVTVTLKTGILDPQGKAIEGALKSLGVDGVASVRQGKVFDIELAGADKAKAEAALKDAADKLLANTVIENYRVELL, from the coding sequence GTGAAGGCACGTGTCACCGTTACCTTGAAAACGGGCATCCTCGATCCGCAGGGCAAGGCGATCGAAGGCGCGCTGAAGTCGCTCGGCGTCGACGGCGTCGCCAGCGTCCGGCAGGGCAAGGTGTTCGACATCGAGCTCGCCGGCGCCGACAAGGCCAAGGCGGAAGCGGCGTTGAAGGACGCCGCCGACAAGCTCTTGGCGAACACCGTGATCGAGAACTATCGGGTGGAACTGCTCTGA
- a CDS encoding DUF1476 domain-containing protein yields MSTLDKREEGFEKKFALDEEQKFKAEARRNRLLGLWAAEKLGITGEAATAYAKEVVAADFEEAGDADVLRKVMADFAAKNVAITEQAIRAKMSELIAVAAAEVKAGK; encoded by the coding sequence ATGAGCACGTTGGACAAGCGCGAGGAAGGCTTCGAGAAGAAGTTCGCCCTCGACGAGGAGCAGAAATTCAAGGCGGAAGCCCGCCGCAACCGGCTGCTCGGGCTCTGGGCCGCCGAAAAGCTCGGAATCACCGGCGAGGCCGCCACGGCCTATGCCAAGGAAGTCGTTGCGGCCGATTTCGAGGAAGCCGGCGATGCCGACGTCCTGCGCAAGGTCATGGCCGATTTCGCCGCCAAGAACGTCGCCATCACCGAGCAGGCGATTCGCGCCAAGATGAGCGAGCTGATCGCAGTGGCGGCGGCCGAGGTCAAGGCGGGGAAGTAA
- a CDS encoding ABC transporter ATP-binding protein, which translates to MTDKFVSIEGIAKRYPGANGATTAVFENLWLSMARGEFCCVIGHSGCGKTTVLNILAGLDAPSEGAVIVDGQAISGTSLDRAVIFQSHALLPWRTVLGNVSYAVTSKWPKWDRAKVKAHAQKFIDLVGLTGSEHKRPSELSGGMKQRVGIARALSITPKMMLMDEPFSALDALTRGTLQDEVRRICLETGQTAFMITHDVDEAIYLADKIFLMTNGPGAVLAEVVENPLPRDRGRTDLHRHPLYYALRNHIIDFLVTRSKTFTTERPDHDPRHVPVVHIGKPGLTIASTGEEQRQTWTPGTSPGLTA; encoded by the coding sequence GTGACCGACAAATTCGTCTCGATCGAAGGCATAGCAAAACGCTATCCGGGCGCCAATGGCGCCACGACGGCCGTGTTCGAGAATCTGTGGCTGTCGATGGCGCGCGGCGAGTTCTGCTGCGTGATCGGCCATTCCGGCTGCGGCAAGACCACGGTGCTCAACATCCTCGCCGGCCTCGATGCGCCGAGCGAAGGCGCCGTCATCGTCGACGGGCAGGCGATCTCCGGTACCAGCCTCGACCGGGCCGTGATCTTCCAGAGCCACGCGCTGCTGCCCTGGCGCACCGTGCTCGGCAATGTTTCCTACGCGGTAACCTCGAAATGGCCGAAATGGGACCGCGCCAAGGTCAAGGCGCATGCGCAGAAATTCATCGACCTCGTCGGCCTGACAGGCTCGGAACACAAGCGCCCCTCGGAACTGTCAGGCGGCATGAAGCAGCGCGTCGGCATCGCGCGTGCGCTGTCGATCACGCCGAAGATGATGCTGATGGACGAGCCGTTCTCGGCGCTGGACGCGCTGACGCGCGGCACGCTGCAGGACGAGGTGCGGCGCATTTGCCTCGAGACCGGGCAGACCGCGTTCATGATCACCCATGACGTCGACGAGGCGATTTATCTCGCCGACAAGATTTTCCTGATGACCAACGGTCCCGGCGCGGTGCTGGCGGAGGTCGTCGAAAATCCCTTGCCCAGGGATCGCGGCCGTACCGATCTACACCGCCACCCGCTGTACTACGCGCTGCGCAACCACATCATCGATTTCCTGGTGACGCGCAGCAAGACGTTCACCACCGAAAGGCCCGATCACGATCCGCGCCACGTGCCGGTGGTGCATATCGGCAAGCCCGGGCTGACGATCGCGTCGACCGGCGAAGAGCAACGACAGACCTGGACACCCGGGACCAGTCCCGGATTGACTGCTTAA
- a CDS encoding DMT family transporter — MPQSTSRAGRTAASVASPLPSTAATGARNWRDYALLFALACCWSSTYPLAKLALPTIPPITFISARSLIAAAFLVAILWMRGISLPTDVKAWKLFAVQQLINSTFPFLIITWSQQYVPASNTVVLASTTPIFAFLITSLITRHEPATLLKLAGAILGLAGTIVIVGLDALRGFGSEIIAEIAILLATISFACATIFGLRLSDYDPMVVAAGSLLFGGLVLLPPSLIIDQPWTLHPTPTAIVATIVMGIVSSALGLMLFYMCLGRLGTLTTNAQGYLRIPIGVGLSVLLLGESVPSNLALGLLLVMAGVAAMTVPAERLKWRSRA, encoded by the coding sequence GTGCCGCAGAGCACATCAAGGGCGGGCCGCACAGCGGCCTCCGTCGCATCGCCATTGCCATCCACGGCCGCCACCGGCGCGCGCAACTGGCGCGACTACGCGCTGCTGTTCGCGCTCGCCTGTTGCTGGAGCTCGACCTATCCGCTGGCCAAGCTCGCGCTTCCCACCATCCCGCCGATCACCTTCATCTCGGCGCGCTCGCTGATCGCCGCCGCCTTCCTGGTCGCGATCCTGTGGATGCGGGGCATCAGCCTGCCGACCGACGTGAAGGCCTGGAAGCTGTTCGCGGTCCAGCAGCTGATCAACTCGACGTTCCCGTTCCTGATCATCACCTGGTCGCAGCAATATGTGCCGGCGTCGAACACGGTGGTGCTGGCCTCGACGACGCCGATCTTCGCTTTCCTGATCACTTCGCTGATCACGCGGCACGAGCCGGCCACGCTGCTGAAGCTCGCGGGCGCGATCCTCGGCCTTGCCGGCACCATCGTCATCGTCGGCCTCGACGCGCTGCGCGGCTTCGGCAGCGAGATCATCGCGGAGATCGCGATCCTGCTCGCCACCATCTCCTTTGCCTGCGCGACGATCTTCGGCCTGCGGCTCTCCGACTACGACCCGATGGTGGTGGCGGCCGGCTCGCTGCTGTTCGGTGGCCTCGTGCTGCTGCCGCCCTCGCTGATCATCGACCAGCCCTGGACGCTGCACCCGACGCCGACGGCGATCGTCGCCACCATAGTGATGGGTATTGTCTCCAGCGCGCTGGGATTGATGCTGTTCTACATGTGCCTGGGACGGCTCGGTACGCTGACGACCAACGCGCAAGGCTACCTGCGCATTCCGATTGGCGTCGGCCTGTCCGTGCTGCTGCTCGGCGAGAGCGTGCCGTCGAACCTGGCGCTGGGGCTATTGCTGGTCATGGCCGGCGTCGCCGCGATGACGGTGCCGGCGGAACGGCTGAAGTGGCGTTCTCGCGCGTAG
- the purC gene encoding phosphoribosylaminoimidazolesuccinocarboxamide synthase encodes MSRRRRIYEGKAKVLYEGPEPGTLIQHFKDDATAFNAKKHQVIEGKGVLNNRISEYLFQHLNDIGVPTHFIRRLNMREQLIREVEIVPLEVVVRNVAAGSLSQRLGIEEGTQLPRSIIEFYYKNDQLNDPMVSEEHITAFGWATPQEIDDIMALAIRVNDFLTGLFLGIGIRLVDFKMECGRLFENEMMRIIVADEISPDSCRLWDIKSNEKLDKDRFRRDLGGLLEAYTEVAKRLGILMENERPAGSGPVLVKS; translated from the coding sequence ATGAGCCGTCGGCGTCGCATTTATGAAGGCAAGGCAAAGGTTCTTTACGAAGGCCCGGAGCCCGGTACCCTGATCCAGCACTTCAAGGATGACGCCACCGCGTTCAATGCGAAAAAACATCAGGTGATCGAGGGCAAGGGTGTCCTCAACAACCGGATCTCGGAGTACCTGTTTCAGCACCTCAACGACATCGGGGTGCCGACCCACTTCATCCGCCGCCTCAACATGCGCGAGCAGCTGATTCGCGAGGTCGAGATCGTGCCGCTCGAGGTGGTGGTGCGGAACGTCGCCGCCGGCTCGCTGTCGCAGCGCCTCGGCATCGAGGAGGGCACACAGCTGCCCCGCTCGATCATCGAGTTCTACTACAAGAACGACCAGCTCAACGACCCCATGGTGTCGGAAGAGCACATCACCGCCTTCGGCTGGGCGACGCCCCAGGAGATCGACGACATCATGGCGCTCGCCATCCGCGTCAACGATTTCCTCACCGGCCTCTTCCTCGGCATCGGCATCCGCCTCGTCGACTTCAAGATGGAGTGCGGCCGGCTGTTCGAGAACGAGATGATGCGCATCATCGTCGCCGACGAGATCTCGCCGGATAGCTGCCGCCTGTGGGACATCAAGTCGAACGAGAAGCTCGACAAGGACCGCTTCCGCAGGGATCTCGGCGGCCTCCTGGAGGCCTATACCGAAGTCGCCAAGCGACTCGGCATCCTCATGGAGAACGAGCGTCCGGCGGGCTCCGGCCCGGTGCTGGTGAAGAGCTAA
- the purQ gene encoding phosphoribosylformylglycinamidine synthase subunit PurQ, with amino-acid sequence MKAAILVFPGINRERDMARALRLISGHEPAMVWHAETSLPAGTDLVVVPGGFSYGDYLRCGAIAARSPVMNAVRDYAAKGGLVLGVCNGFQILCESGLLPGVLMRNARLKFICKDVHLRVERSDTPFTRGYNAGQVIRVPVAHGEGNYEADEETIKRIEGEGRVLYRYCSADGAVDESHNINGAAHSIAGLVNDRGNVLGMMPHPENHVEDIMGCTDGRGLFAGLVQHLEKAA; translated from the coding sequence ATGAAGGCCGCGATCCTCGTATTTCCCGGGATCAATCGCGAACGCGACATGGCGCGTGCTCTGAGACTCATCTCGGGCCACGAGCCCGCGATGGTCTGGCACGCCGAGACGTCGCTCCCGGCGGGCACCGATCTCGTGGTGGTGCCGGGCGGCTTCTCCTACGGCGACTATCTGCGCTGTGGCGCGATTGCGGCGCGGTCGCCCGTGATGAATGCGGTGCGGGACTATGCGGCCAAGGGCGGCCTCGTGCTCGGCGTCTGCAACGGTTTCCAGATCCTCTGCGAGTCCGGCCTGCTGCCAGGCGTGCTGATGCGCAATGCGCGGCTGAAGTTCATCTGCAAGGACGTGCATCTGCGCGTCGAGCGCTCCGACACCCCGTTCACCCGCGGCTACAATGCGGGTCAGGTGATCCGCGTGCCGGTCGCGCACGGCGAAGGCAATTACGAGGCGGACGAGGAGACCATCAAGCGGATCGAGGGCGAGGGGCGGGTGCTCTATCGCTATTGCTCCGCCGACGGCGCGGTCGACGAGAGCCACAACATCAACGGCGCGGCGCATTCCATCGCCGGTCTCGTCAACGACAGGGGCAACGTGCTCGGCATGATGCCGCATCCCGAAAACCATGTCGAAGACATCATGGGCTGCACCGACGGCCGCGGCCTGTTCGCGGGCCTGGTCCAGCATCTGGAAAAGGCCGCGTGA
- a CDS encoding tripartite tricarboxylate transporter substrate binding protein BugD, giving the protein MIWFVAKRLSAAIAVVAFASAALAQDFPKRPVTMIVPFAAGGTSDVIARTVAEQMGIALGQTIVIENVAGAGGSTALARASRAEPDGYTIAIGNAGTNAATYTIYPKLPFTPESFVPIGMVAKTFGIVALRKDFPAKDLKEFIAYAKANPGKVNLGHAGVGSSNYLICKSFVTAAGIDATLIGYRGAAPALTDAIGGQIDGVCDAAASVSQSINEKLVRGLVVGSTVRLATVADLPTSAEAGLPEFEAQGWNGLFAPKGTPPAVIAKLNAAARTAVETDAVKKRFAELSTVAPDDNEHTPELLQQLVTRDVDKYRKLLADDAKDQK; this is encoded by the coding sequence GTGATCTGGTTCGTGGCGAAGCGGCTCTCGGCCGCCATTGCCGTCGTCGCGTTTGCGTCCGCTGCGTTGGCGCAGGACTTTCCCAAGCGTCCCGTGACCATGATCGTGCCGTTCGCGGCAGGCGGCACCTCGGACGTGATCGCGCGCACGGTCGCCGAGCAGATGGGCATCGCGCTCGGCCAGACCATCGTGATCGAGAACGTGGCCGGCGCCGGCGGATCGACCGCGCTGGCGCGGGCCTCCCGCGCCGAGCCTGACGGCTACACCATCGCGATCGGCAATGCCGGCACGAATGCGGCGACCTACACGATCTATCCGAAGCTCCCCTTCACGCCCGAGTCCTTCGTGCCGATCGGAATGGTGGCGAAGACGTTCGGCATCGTCGCGCTGCGCAAGGACTTTCCGGCGAAGGACCTGAAAGAGTTCATCGCCTACGCCAAGGCCAACCCGGGCAAGGTCAATCTCGGCCATGCCGGCGTCGGCTCGTCGAACTACCTGATCTGCAAGAGCTTCGTCACGGCAGCGGGGATCGACGCCACGCTGATCGGCTATCGCGGCGCTGCGCCCGCGCTCACCGACGCGATCGGCGGCCAGATCGACGGCGTCTGCGATGCCGCTGCCTCCGTCTCGCAGTCGATCAACGAGAAGCTGGTGCGGGGACTCGTGGTCGGCTCGACCGTGCGGCTCGCCACGGTGGCAGACCTGCCGACGTCGGCGGAAGCGGGGCTTCCCGAATTCGAGGCGCAGGGCTGGAATGGCCTGTTCGCGCCCAAGGGCACGCCACCGGCCGTCATCGCGAAGCTGAACGCCGCCGCGCGCACGGCCGTGGAGACCGACGCCGTGAAGAAGCGTTTTGCCGAGTTGTCGACGGTTGCGCCCGATGACAATGAGCACACGCCGGAGCTGCTCCAGCAGCTCGTGACCCGCGACGTCGATAAATACCGGAAGCTGCTGGCGGACGACGCCAAAGATCAGAAGTGA
- a CDS encoding PaaI family thioesterase codes for MHELTKAPPSRRPDLHIATEGEFKGWRTWIRDSFESHIGPFWHKIEDDGSVRSAFRVEKKHLNGSGNVHGGCFMAFSDYCLFAIATHELDGPAVTTNFACDFLDAAREGELIECVGEVSRAGGSMIFLRGKLTSGGRPLFTFSGTIKRVKRKPAVQPNA; via the coding sequence TTGCACGAATTGACCAAAGCGCCCCCGTCCCGCCGCCCCGACCTGCACATCGCCACCGAGGGCGAATTCAAAGGCTGGCGAACCTGGATTCGCGACAGTTTCGAGAGCCATATCGGCCCGTTCTGGCACAAGATCGAGGACGACGGCAGCGTCCGCAGCGCCTTCCGGGTCGAGAAAAAGCACCTCAACGGCTCCGGAAACGTCCATGGCGGCTGCTTCATGGCGTTTTCCGACTATTGCCTGTTCGCGATCGCCACCCACGAACTGGATGGGCCGGCGGTGACCACCAATTTCGCCTGCGATTTCCTCGACGCGGCACGCGAGGGCGAGCTGATCGAGTGTGTCGGCGAAGTATCCCGCGCCGGCGGCTCGATGATCTTCCTGCGCGGCAAGCTGACATCCGGCGGGCGGCCTCTGTTCACCTTCTCCGGCACGATCAAGCGGGTGAAGCGGAAGCCGGCCGTGCAGCCGAACGCATAG
- the cynS gene encoding cyanase — MKREDLTEKLLDIKREKGWTWKHICEQIGGYSEVLIVGAILGQMKLTKPQAANAGELFGLSKSEVSMLNETPMRGMPMPPTDPLIYRFYELVMVNGPAWKALIEEEYGDGIMSAIDFDMVMERLPNPKGDRVKITMSGKFLPYKYYGASGNVPEYGFKEG; from the coding sequence ATGAAACGCGAAGACCTCACCGAGAAGCTGCTCGACATCAAGCGCGAGAAGGGCTGGACCTGGAAACACATCTGCGAGCAGATCGGCGGTTATTCCGAGGTGCTGATCGTCGGCGCGATTCTCGGCCAGATGAAGCTGACGAAGCCGCAGGCGGCCAACGCCGGTGAGCTGTTCGGCCTGTCGAAGTCGGAAGTTTCGATGCTGAACGAAACGCCGATGCGCGGGATGCCCATGCCGCCGACCGATCCGCTGATCTATCGATTCTACGAACTGGTCATGGTCAACGGACCGGCCTGGAAGGCGCTGATCGAGGAGGAGTACGGCGACGGCATCATGTCGGCGATCGACTTCGACATGGTGATGGAGCGCCTGCCCAACCCGAAGGGCGACCGCGTCAAGATCACGATGAGCGGCAAGTTCCTGCCGTACAAATATTACGGTGCCAGCGGCAACGTGCCCGAGTACGGCTTCAAGGAGGGGTGA
- a CDS encoding CmpA/NrtA family ABC transporter substrate-binding protein — MSIFDNPFDPDRKLRAGCACGQHQSAAEHEQATALHCEPVESEEKRYEGVVASAVMRAMFPQDVARRAFLKSVGASTALAALSQFFPIKTATEVFAQTGTPEKKDLKVGFIPITCATPIIMAAPMGFYAKHGLNVEVVKTAGWAVIRDKTINKEYDAAHMLAPMPLAISLGLGANAIPFAVPAIENINGQGIVLANKHKDKRDPKDWKGLKFAIPFDYSMHNYLLRYYLAEHGIDPDTDVQLRSVPPPEMVANLRADNIDGFLAPDNICQRAIYDGVGFMHLLSKEIWDGHPCCSFAASREFITTAPNSFAALTRAIVDATAYASKAENRKQIAEAIAPANYINAPVTVLEQVLTGTYADGLGGVKTDAKRVDFDPFPWQSFAVWMLTQMKRWGQIKGDVDYKAVAEQVYLATDTKKLMTEMGLSPPASAYKSFTVMGKNFDPAKPEDYVASFKIRKAS, encoded by the coding sequence ATGTCCATTTTCGACAATCCGTTTGATCCCGATCGCAAGCTTCGAGCCGGCTGTGCCTGTGGCCAACACCAATCCGCGGCCGAGCACGAGCAGGCCACGGCGCTGCACTGCGAGCCCGTCGAGAGCGAGGAGAAGCGCTACGAGGGCGTCGTCGCCTCCGCGGTGATGCGTGCGATGTTTCCGCAGGACGTGGCGCGGCGCGCCTTCCTGAAATCGGTGGGCGCGTCCACGGCGCTCGCCGCGCTCTCGCAATTCTTTCCGATCAAGACGGCGACCGAGGTGTTCGCTCAAACCGGCACGCCCGAGAAGAAGGACCTCAAGGTCGGCTTCATCCCGATCACCTGCGCCACCCCGATCATCATGGCGGCGCCGATGGGCTTCTACGCCAAGCATGGTCTCAACGTCGAAGTGGTCAAGACCGCCGGCTGGGCCGTGATCCGCGACAAGACCATCAACAAGGAATACGACGCAGCCCACATGCTGGCGCCGATGCCGCTCGCGATCTCGCTGGGCTTGGGGGCCAACGCCATTCCCTTCGCCGTGCCCGCGATCGAGAACATCAACGGGCAGGGCATCGTGCTGGCGAACAAGCACAAGGACAAGCGCGATCCAAAGGACTGGAAGGGGCTGAAGTTCGCGATCCCGTTCGACTATTCCATGCACAACTACCTGCTGCGCTATTATCTCGCCGAGCACGGGATCGATCCCGACACCGATGTGCAGCTGCGCTCGGTGCCGCCGCCGGAGATGGTTGCGAACCTGCGCGCCGACAATATCGACGGCTTCCTCGCGCCCGACAACATCTGCCAGCGCGCGATTTATGACGGCGTCGGTTTCATGCACCTGCTGTCCAAGGAGATCTGGGACGGCCATCCCTGCTGCAGCTTCGCCGCCAGCCGCGAGTTCATCACCACCGCGCCGAACAGCTTTGCCGCGCTGACCCGTGCCATCGTCGATGCGACCGCCTATGCATCCAAGGCCGAGAACCGCAAGCAGATCGCGGAAGCCATCGCGCCGGCCAACTACATCAACGCGCCCGTGACGGTGCTGGAGCAGGTGTTGACCGGCACCTATGCCGACGGTCTCGGCGGCGTGAAGACCGACGCCAAGCGCGTCGATTTCGATCCGTTCCCCTGGCAGTCCTTCGCGGTGTGGATGCTGACGCAGATGAAGCGCTGGGGCCAGATCAAGGGCGACGTCGACTATAAGGCGGTCGCCGAGCAGGTCTATCTGGCGACGGATACGAAGAAGCTGATGACCGAGATGGGCCTGTCGCCGCCGGCGAGCGCGTACAAATCGTTCACGGTGATGGGCAAGAATTTCGATCCGGCCAAGCCGGAGGACTATGTCGCGAGCTTCAAGATCAGGAAGGCGTCGTGA
- the purL gene encoding phosphoribosylformylglycinamidine synthase subunit PurL yields the protein MKNEPKITPELVAAHGLKPDEYERILKLIGREPTFTELGIFSAMWNEHCSYKSSRIHLKGLPTKAPWVIQGPGENAGVIDIGDGQAVVFKMESHNHPSYIEPYQGATTGVGGILRDVFTMGARPIACLNALSFGAPEHARTRHLVSGVVAGVGGYGNSFGVPTVGGQVRFHTRYDGNILVNAMAVGLADTDKIFYAAASGVNMPIVYLGSKTGRDGIHGASMASAEFDDKSEEKRPTVQVGDPFAEKLLLEACLEIMEKGCVIAIQDMGAAGLTCSAVEMGAKGDLGVDLDLDSVPTRETGMSAYEMMLSESQERMLMVLKPEKEKEAEAIFKKWGLDFAVVGYTTPSKRFVVKHGGDVMADLPIKELGDEAPLYDRPHVPSAALPVVHAREVPAPMGVGAALEKLIGTPDMCSKRWVWEQYDHVILGNTLQRPGGDAAVVRVQDGPKGLALTVDVTPRYCEADPYQGGMQAVAEAWRNITAVGGKPLAITDNLNFGNPERPEIMGQFVGCLKGISEACRTLDFPVVSGNVSLYNETNGRAILPTPSIGGVGLLDDFTKSASLAFKAEGEAILLIGETHGWLGQSVYLRDICGREEGAPPPVDLAAEKRNGDCVRGMIHAGTATAVHDLSDGGLLIALAEMAMASGIGARLLAAPTSLVSQAYWFGEDQARYLVTVPEAEAGLVLAKMRGCEVPCVRIGTTGGDAIAIAGEAPVAIDALRTSFERWLPEYMGGKAA from the coding sequence ATGAAGAACGAACCCAAGATCACCCCCGAACTGGTTGCCGCCCACGGGCTCAAGCCCGACGAGTATGAGCGCATCCTGAAGCTGATCGGGCGGGAGCCGACCTTCACCGAGCTCGGCATCTTCTCGGCGATGTGGAACGAGCACTGCTCGTACAAATCCTCGCGCATCCATCTGAAGGGCCTGCCGACCAAGGCGCCCTGGGTGATCCAGGGCCCCGGCGAGAACGCCGGCGTGATCGACATCGGCGACGGCCAGGCGGTGGTCTTCAAGATGGAGAGCCACAACCACCCGAGCTATATCGAGCCCTATCAGGGCGCGACCACCGGCGTCGGCGGCATTTTGCGCGACGTCTTCACCATGGGCGCGCGTCCGATCGCCTGCCTCAATGCGCTGAGCTTCGGCGCCCCCGAGCACGCCAGGACCCGGCATCTCGTCTCTGGCGTGGTCGCCGGCGTCGGCGGCTACGGCAATTCCTTCGGCGTGCCGACGGTCGGCGGCCAGGTGCGTTTTCACACCCGCTATGACGGCAACATCCTCGTCAACGCGATGGCAGTCGGCCTCGCCGATACCGACAAGATCTTCTATGCCGCCGCCTCCGGCGTGAACATGCCGATCGTCTATCTCGGCTCCAAGACCGGCCGCGACGGCATCCACGGCGCCTCGATGGCGTCGGCCGAGTTCGACGACAAGTCCGAGGAGAAGCGCCCGACCGTGCAGGTCGGCGATCCCTTCGCCGAGAAGCTGCTGCTGGAAGCCTGCCTCGAGATCATGGAGAAGGGCTGCGTCATCGCGATCCAGGACATGGGCGCGGCGGGCCTCACCTGCTCGGCGGTCGAGATGGGCGCCAAGGGCGACCTCGGCGTCGATCTCGATCTCGATTCGGTGCCGACCCGCGAGACCGGCATGAGCGCCTACGAGATGATGCTCTCGGAGAGCCAGGAGCGCATGCTGATGGTGCTCAAGCCCGAGAAGGAAAAGGAAGCCGAGGCGATCTTCAAGAAGTGGGGCCTCGACTTCGCCGTGGTCGGCTACACCACGCCGAGCAAGCGCTTCGTGGTCAAGCATGGCGGCGACGTCATGGCCGACCTGCCGATCAAGGAGCTCGGCGACGAGGCGCCGCTCTATGACCGCCCGCATGTTCCCTCCGCCGCGCTGCCGGTCGTGCACGCACGCGAGGTGCCGGCGCCGATGGGCGTCGGTGCCGCGCTGGAGAAGCTGATCGGCACGCCCGACATGTGCAGCAAGCGCTGGGTCTGGGAGCAGTACGACCACGTCATTCTCGGCAACACCTTGCAGCGTCCGGGCGGCGATGCCGCCGTCGTGCGCGTGCAGGACGGGCCGAAGGGGCTGGCGCTGACCGTCGACGTCACGCCGCGCTATTGCGAGGCCGATCCCTATCAGGGCGGCATGCAGGCCGTGGCGGAAGCCTGGCGCAACATAACCGCGGTCGGCGGTAAGCCGCTCGCAATCACCGACAATCTCAATTTCGGCAACCCCGAGCGGCCCGAGATCATGGGCCAGTTCGTCGGCTGCCTGAAGGGCATCTCGGAAGCCTGCCGAACGCTCGACTTCCCGGTCGTGTCCGGCAACGTCTCGCTCTACAACGAGACCAACGGCCGCGCGATCCTGCCGACGCCCTCGATCGGCGGTGTCGGCCTGCTCGACGATTTCACCAAGTCGGCGTCGCTCGCCTTCAAGGCCGAGGGCGAGGCGATCCTGCTGATCGGCGAGACCCATGGCTGGCTCGGCCAATCCGTCTATTTGCGCGACATCTGCGGTCGCGAGGAGGGCGCGCCGCCGCCGGTCGATCTCGCCGCCGAGAAGCGTAACGGCGACTGCGTCCGCGGCATGATCCATGCGGGCACCGCGACCGCCGTACACGACCTCTCCGACGGCGGCCTCTTGATCGCACTGGCCGAGATGGCGATGGCGAGCGGCATCGGGGCCAGGCTGCTGGCGGCGCCGACTTCGCTCGTCTCGCAGGCCTATTGGTTCGGTGAGGATCAGGCGCGCTATCTCGTCACCGTGCCGGAGGCGGAGGCAGGTCTCGTGCTCGCCAAGATGCGCGGCTGCGAGGTGCCCTGCGTGCGGATCGGCACCACCGGCGGCGATGCGATCGCGATCGCCGGCGAAGCGCCGGTTGCGATCGATGCTCTGCGGACGTCGTTCGAGCGTTGGCTGCCGGAATATATGGGGGGCAAGGCGGCATAA